Proteins encoded by one window of Arabidopsis thaliana chromosome 2, partial sequence:
- a CDS encoding NAD(P)-binding Rossmann-fold superfamily protein (NAD(P)-binding Rossmann-fold superfamily protein; FUNCTIONS IN: oxidoreductase activity, binding, catalytic activity; INVOLVED IN: oxidation reduction, metabolic process; LOCATED IN: chloroplast; EXPRESSED IN: 14 plant structures; EXPRESSED DURING: 9 growth stages; CONTAINS InterPro DOMAIN/s: NAD(P)-binding domain (InterPro:IPR016040), Glucose/ribitol dehydrogenase (InterPro:IPR002347), Short-chain dehydrogenase/reductase SDR (InterPro:IPR002198); BEST Arabidopsis thaliana protein match is: NAD(P)-binding Rossmann-fold superfamily protein (TAIR:AT5G06060.1); Has 125944 Blast hits to 125708 proteins in 3633 species: Archae - 994; Bacteria - 82126; Metazoa - 5739; Fungi - 6481; Plants - 2838; Viruses - 5; Other Eukaryotes - 27761 (source: NCBI BLink).), which produces MVLDMASHLYTNPPQNLHFISSSSSLKPHLCLSFKRINPKHKSSSSSVFVPYASQSSIAITSKERWSLNGMSALVTGGTRGIGRAIVEELAGLGAEVHTCARNEYELENCLSDWNRSGFRVAGSVCDVSDRSQREALMETVSSVFEGKLHILVNNVGTNIRKPMVEFTAGEFSTLMSTNFESVFHLCQLAYPLLRESKAGSVVFISSVSGFVSLKNMSVQSSTKGAINQLTRSLACEWAKDNIRINAVAPWYIKTSMVEQVLSNKEYLEEVYSVTPLGRLGEPREVSSAVAFLCLPASSYITGQILCVDGGMSINGFFPRHD; this is translated from the exons ATGGTGCTTGACATGGCTTCTCACTTGTACACAAATCCACCTCAAAACCTTCactttatttcttcttcttcttcccttaaACCTCATTTATGCCTCTCTTTCAAAcgcataaaccctaaacacaaatcctcttcctcttccgtCTTCGTCCCTTACGCATCACAGAGTTCCATTGCCATTACCTCCAAGGAAAGATGGTCTCTCAATGGAATGTCTGCTCTTGTCACCGGCGGCACTCGTGGAATTGG GCGTGCGATTGTGGAGGAATTGGCTGGTCTTGGAGCAGAAGTTCACACTTGCGCTCGGAATGAGTACGAGCTGGAGAATTGTTTGAGTGATTGGAACCGTTCTGGTTTTCGAGTTGCTGGATCCGTTTGCGATGTCTCTGATCGATCTCAGAGAGAGGCTTTGATGGAGACCGTGTCATCTGTGTTTGAAGGGAAGCTTCATATCCTT GTAAACAATGTTGGGACGAACATTAGGAAACCAATGGTAGAGTTTACTGCTGGAGAATTTTCGACTCTGATGTCTACGAATTTCGAATCGGTTTTCCATTTATGTCAACTTGCTTATCCATTGCTTAGAGAATCTAAAGCTGGAAGTGTTGTGTTCATCTCTTctgtttctggttttgtttccCTCAAGAATATGTCGGTCCAATCTTCAACCAAAG GAGCAATTAATCAACTTACGAGAAGTCTGGCTTGCGAGTGGGCCAAAGACAATATAAGGATCAATGCTGTTGCCCCGTGGTATATCAAAACATCTATGGTGGAGCAA GTCCTTAGCAACAAAGAGTACCTAGAAGAAGTCTACTCAGTAACTCCTCTTGGTCGACTTGGCGAACCGAGAGAGGTGTCTTCTGCAGTGGCTTTTTTATGCCTACCTGCATCATCATATATTACAGGGCAGATTCTTTGTGTTGATGGTGGAATGTCAATAAACGGTTTCTTCCCACGACATGATTAG
- a CDS encoding NAD(P)-binding Rossmann-fold superfamily protein (NAD(P)-binding Rossmann-fold superfamily protein; FUNCTIONS IN: oxidoreductase activity, binding, catalytic activity; INVOLVED IN: oxidation reduction, metabolic process; EXPRESSED IN: 16 plant structures; EXPRESSED DURING: 11 growth stages; CONTAINS InterPro DOMAIN/s: Short-chain dehydrogenase/reductase, conserved site (InterPro:IPR020904), NAD(P)-binding domain (InterPro:IPR016040), Glucose/ribitol dehydrogenase (InterPro:IPR002347), Short-chain dehydrogenase/reductase SDR (InterPro:IPR002198); BEST Arabidopsis thaliana protein match is: senescence-associated gene 13 (TAIR:AT2G29350.1); Has 121057 Blast hits to 120745 proteins in 3594 species: Archae - 991; Bacteria - 79410; Metazoa - 5524; Fungi - 6125; Plants - 2737; Viruses - 5; Other Eukaryotes - 26265 (source: NCBI BLink).), translating to MESSREAVVEELSILGARVHTCARDETQLQERLREWQEKGFQVTTSICDVSLREQREKLMETVSSLFQGKLNILVNNVGTLMLKPTTEYTAEEFSFLMATNLDSAFHISQLAHPLLKASGSGSIVLMSSIAGVVHVGVGSIYGATKGAMNQLARNLACEWASDNIRTNAICPWLITTPLISDLLSVEEMKKEAEERTPMGRVGEANEVSPLVAFLCLPAASYITGQVICVDGGLTVNGFSYQPHA from the exons ATGGAGTCTTCAAG GGAAGCTGTTGTGGAGGAACTGTCAATTTTGGGAGCAAGAGTCCACACATGTGCTAGAGACGAGACTCAGCTTCAAGAACGTTTACGTGAATGGCAAGAAAAAGGGTTTCAGGTCACCACTTCTATCTGCGACGTTTCTTTGCGTGAGCAACGAGAGAAACTCATGGAAACCGTTTCCTCTCTCTTCCAAGGAAAACTCAACATCCTC gTGAACAATGTGGGAACGTTAATGCTCAAGCCGACCACAGAGTATACAGCAGAAGAATTCTCGTTTCTTATGGCTACAAATCTCGACTCAGCTTTCCATATTTCACAGCTTGCGCACCCTTTGTTGAAAGCCTCTGGCTCAGGGAGCATTGTGCTCATGTCCTCTATTGCCGGAGTCGTGCATGTCGGTGTTGGATCCATCTATGGAGCAACAAAAG GAGCCATGAATCAGTTGGCTAGAAACTTAGCTTGCGAATGGGCAAGCGACAACATAAGGACTAACGCTATTTGTCCATGGTTAATCACAACTCCTTTGATTAGTGAT CTTCTCAGTGTTGAGGAGATGaaaaaagaagcagaggaaagGACACCCATGGGGCGTGTGGGAGAGGCAAATGAAGTCTCACCGCTTGTGGCATTTCTTTGTCTTCCTGCAGCTTCTTATATTACTGGTCAAGTCATTTGTGTTGATGGAGGTCTCACTGTTAATGGCTTCTCCTATCAGCCACATGCTTGA
- a CDS encoding Concanavalin A-like lectin protein kinase family protein (Concanavalin A-like lectin protein kinase family protein; FUNCTIONS IN: kinase activity; INVOLVED IN: protein amino acid phosphorylation; LOCATED IN: endomembrane system; CONTAINS InterPro DOMAIN/s: Legume lectin, beta chain (InterPro:IPR001220), Protein kinase, catalytic domain (InterPro:IPR000719), Serine-threonine/tyrosine-protein kinase (InterPro:IPR001245), Concanavalin A-like lectin/glucanase (InterPro:IPR008985), Concanavalin A-like lectin/glucanase, subgroup (InterPro:IPR013320), Protein kinase-like domain (InterPro:IPR011009); BEST Arabidopsis thaliana protein match is: Concanavalin A-like lectin protein kinase family protein (TAIR:AT2G29220.1); Has 66608 Blast hits to 65883 proteins in 2250 species: Archae - 48; Bacteria - 5097; Metazoa - 22172; Fungi - 3705; Plants - 27679; Viruses - 157; Other Eukaryotes - 7750 (source: NCBI BLink).) produces the protein MANTYKSIAVSIIFLLYFSCVSSQQQTKFLNHGFLEANLLKSGSSKIHPSGHLELTNTSMRQIGQAFHGFPIPFLNPNSSNLVSFPTSFVFAITPGPGAPGHGLAFVISPSLDFSGALPSNYLGLFNTSNNGNSLNCILAVEFDTVQAVELNDIDDNHVGIDLNGVISIESTSAEYFDDREAKNISLRLASGKPIRVWIEYNATETMLNVTLAPLDRPKPKLPLLSRKLNLSGIISEENYVGFSAATGTVTSSHFVLGWSFSIEGKASDFDITKLPSLPDPLPPLSPSPSPPVSVMKNSSNTMLIIIIAASAIFGILILSFLAVCFFRRTENFTGGARKFSHQTISSATGGFDNSKLLGEGNSGSFYKGQLAPTEIIAVKRITCNTRQEKTALIAEIDAISKVKQRNLVDLHGYCSKGNEIYLVYEYVINRSLDRFLFSNDLPVLKWVHRFCIIKGIASALQHLHAEVQKPLIHGNVKASNVLLDGELNARLGDYGHGSRHSTTGHVAPELVNTGKATCATDVFEFGVLIMEIVCGRRAIEPTKEPVEISLVNWVLRGVKSGNLLRRCDKRIKKKNLVSEEVLLVLKTGLLCVRRSPEDRPMMKKVLEYLNGTEHLPHDDYVV, from the coding sequence ATGGCTAATACCTATAAATCGATAGCTGTATCAATAATCTTCCTACTATACTTTTCTTGTGTCTCAAGTcaacaacaaaccaaatttCTTAACCATGGCTTTCTGGAAGCTAATCTCCTCAAGTCTGGCTCGTCCAAGATCCACCCGAGTGGCCACTTGGAGTTGACAAACACTTCGATGAGGCAAATAGGTCAAGCTTTTCATGGCTTTCCCATACCATTCTTAAACCCCAACTCCTCAAATTTGGTATCTTTCCCCACAAGCTTCGTCTTTGCCATCACTCCAGGACCTGGCGCACCAGGCCACGGCTTAGCTTTTGTCATTTCACCCTCGCTGGACTTTAGCGGGGCCTTACCAAGCAATTATCTAGGCCTATTCAATACCTCCAACAATGGAAACTCCTTGAATTGCATTCTTGCAGTTGAATTCGACACTGTGCAGGCCGTTGAGTTGAACGATATTGATGATAACCATGTTGGTATAGACCTCAACGGAGTGATCTCCATTGAGTCTACCTCCGCTGAATATTTTGATGACCGAGAGGCAAAGAACATAAGTTTGAGGCTGGCGAGTGGGAAACCAATAAGAGTCTGGATCGAATACAACGCAACTGAGACGATGCTCAATGTCACATTGGCTCCTCTAGATCGTCCGAAGCCAAAGTTGCCTCTTCTCTCTAGAAAACTAAATCTTTCTGGGATCATCTCTGAAGAAAATTATGTTGGATTCTCTGCAGCCACGGGAACTGTCACGAGCTCACATTTTGTGCTAGGCTGGAGCTTCAGCATCGAGGGGAAAGCATCAGACTTTGATATCACGAAGCTTCCCTCTCTTCCAGACCCGCTACCTCCATTGTCTCCATCCCCGAGTCCTCCGGTTTCAGTCATGAAAAATTCGAGTAACACGATGCTGATCATAATCATTGCTGCATCAGCAATATTTGGAATCTTGATCTTAAGCTTCTTAGCGGTTTGCTTTTTTCGTAGAACGGAAAACTTCACCGGAGGCGCACGGAAATTCTCCCACCAGACGATTTCCAGCGCGACGGGAGGTTTTGACAACTCTAAGCTTTTGGGAGAGGGAAACTCTGGGAGTTTTTATAAAGGGCAACTTGCTCCTACAGAGATAATTGCCGTAAAGAGAATTACTTGCAACACAAGGCAAGAAAAGACAGCCCTAATAGCCGAGATCGATGCAATCTCCAAggtaaaacaaagaaatcttGTTGATCTACATGGTTACTGCAGCAAAGGAAACGAGATCTATCTTGTTTACGAGTATGTTATCAATAGAAGCCTAGACCGGTTCTTGTTCAGCAACGACCTACCAGTTCTCAAATGGGTACACcggttttgtattataaaGGGTATTGCGTCAGCACTTCAACATCTTCACGCTGAGGTTCAAAAACCTCTCATACACGGAAATGTCAAAGCAAGTAACGTTCTTTTGGACGGAGAGCTAAACGCTCGACTAGGAGACTATGGACATGGAAGCAGACACAGCACTACGGGACACGTTGCACCAGAACTAGTCAACACGGGAAAGGCTACATGTGCCACAGATGTGTTTGAATTTGGAGTGTTAATCATGGAGATTGTTTGTGGAAGGAGAGCCATAGAGCCGACAAAGGAACCGGTAGAGATCAGTTTAGTGAACTGGGTGCTTCGAGGGGTCAAGAGCGGAAATCTCTTAAGGAGATGCGacaaaagaatcaagaaaaagaatttaGTCTCTGAAGAAGTGTTATTGGTTCTGAAAACAGGACTTCTCTGCGTGAGACGATCTCCAGAAGATAGGCcaatgatgaagaaagtgtTGGAGTATCTCAACGGTACAGAACATCTCCCTCATGATGACTACGTCGTCTAA
- a CDS encoding uncharacterized protein (unknown protein; LOCATED IN: mitochondrion; Has 30201 Blast hits to 17322 proteins in 780 species: Archae - 12; Bacteria - 1396; Metazoa - 17338; Fungi - 3422; Plants - 5037; Viruses - 0; Other Eukaryotes - 2996 (source: NCBI BLink).) produces MCCKYKGRRRVTRDTGGGNSLKVPRLFYAASLFLNHCLLDMSAGSRHNESQNRERMTQNTS; encoded by the coding sequence ATGTGCTGTAAATACAAGGGCAGAAGAAGAGTGACCCGAGACACAGGTGGCGGTAATTCATTAAAGGTTCCTCGTTTATTCTATGCagcttctctcttcctcaacCATTGTTTGTTGGATATGAGTGCAGGTTCAAGACACAATGAAAGCCAAAACCGAGAAAGGATGACACAGAATACAAGCTAA
- a CDS encoding NAD(P)-binding Rossmann-fold superfamily protein (NAD(P)-binding Rossmann-fold superfamily protein; FUNCTIONS IN: oxidoreductase activity, binding, catalytic activity; INVOLVED IN: oxidation reduction, metabolic process; EXPRESSED IN: 16 plant structures; EXPRESSED DURING: 11 growth stages; CONTAINS InterPro DOMAIN/s: Short-chain dehydrogenase/reductase, conserved site (InterPro:IPR020904), NAD(P)-binding domain (InterPro:IPR016040), Glucose/ribitol dehydrogenase (InterPro:IPR002347), Short-chain dehydrogenase/reductase SDR (InterPro:IPR002198); BEST Arabidopsis thaliana protein match is: senescence-associated gene 13 (TAIR:AT2G29350.1); Has 30201 Blast hits to 17322 proteins in 780 species: Archae - 12; Bacteria - 1396; Metazoa - 17338; Fungi - 3422; Plants - 5037; Viruses - 0; Other Eukaryotes - 2996 (source: NCBI BLink).), giving the protein MDKRWSLQGMNALVTGGTKGIGEAVVEELSILGARVHTCARDETQLQERLREWQEKGFQVTTSICDVSLREQREKLMETVSSLFQGKLNILVNNVGTLMLKPTTEYTAEEFSFLMATNLDSAFHISQLAHPLLKASGSGSIVLMSSIAGVVHVGVGSIYGATKGAMNQLARNLACEWASDNIRTNAICPWLITTPLISDLLSVEEMKKEAEERTPMGRVGEANEVSPLVAFLCLPAASYITGQVICVDGGLTVNGFSYQPHA; this is encoded by the exons atggataaaaGATGGAGTCTTCAAGGTATGAATGCTCTTGTGACCGGTGGCACTAAAGGCATCGG GGAAGCTGTTGTGGAGGAACTGTCAATTTTGGGAGCAAGAGTCCACACATGTGCTAGAGACGAGACTCAGCTTCAAGAACGTTTACGTGAATGGCAAGAAAAAGGGTTTCAGGTCACCACTTCTATCTGCGACGTTTCTTTGCGTGAGCAACGAGAGAAACTCATGGAAACCGTTTCCTCTCTCTTCCAAGGAAAACTCAACATCCTC gTGAACAATGTGGGAACGTTAATGCTCAAGCCGACCACAGAGTATACAGCAGAAGAATTCTCGTTTCTTATGGCTACAAATCTCGACTCAGCTTTCCATATTTCACAGCTTGCGCACCCTTTGTTGAAAGCCTCTGGCTCAGGGAGCATTGTGCTCATGTCCTCTATTGCCGGAGTCGTGCATGTCGGTGTTGGATCCATCTATGGAGCAACAAAAG GAGCCATGAATCAGTTGGCTAGAAACTTAGCTTGCGAATGGGCAAGCGACAACATAAGGACTAACGCTATTTGTCCATGGTTAATCACAACTCCTTTGATTAGTGAT CTTCTCAGTGTTGAGGAGATGaaaaaagaagcagaggaaagGACACCCATGGGGCGTGTGGGAGAGGCAAATGAAGTCTCACCGCTTGTGGCATTTCTTTGTCTTCCTGCAGCTTCTTATATTACTGGTCAAGTCATTTGTGTTGATGGAGGTCTCACTGTTAATGGCTTCTCCTATCAGCCACATGCTTGA